Proteins encoded within one genomic window of Megalopta genalis isolate 19385.01 chromosome 10, iyMegGena1_principal, whole genome shotgun sequence:
- the LOC143260129 gene encoding uncharacterized protein LOC143260129: MNGLVAQCDREKRRDIVQRREVIERREAIGDERDRREMLEKREMIKGRERQKGDDREKRRKEMKREERTERQKRDDKERREKRNRREKRNRIEMIERRER, translated from the exons agagagaagagaagagacatAGTACAGAGAAGGGAGGTGATAGAGAGAAGAGAAGCGATTGGAGATGAAAGAGACAGAAGGGAGATGCTAGAGAAAAGAGAGATGATAAAGGGAAGAGAAAGACAGAAGGGAGATGATAGAGAGAAGAGA AGAAAAGAGatgaagagagaagagagaacagAGAGACAGAAGAGAGATGATAAAGAGAGGAGAGAAAAGAGAAATCGTAGAGAAAAGAGAAATAGAATTGAGATgatagagagaagagagagatgA